In a genomic window of Syntrophorhabdaceae bacterium:
- the metG gene encoding methionine--tRNA ligase yields MNYYITTPIYYINDVPHIGHAYTTIAADIMARYKRICGYNVYFLTGTDEHGQKVEKAAEQQGIHPRELADRMVHSFTDLWDTLHITHTNHIRTTDERHRKVVQHIFQKAYDKDDIYLGAYEDWYCVPCESYFTELQLKEGKCPDCGRPPEKLKEESYFFRLSRYTDRLLSLLESRKDFVLPEVRYNEVLSFVKGGLRDLSVSRTSFRWGIPTPMNENHVVYVWFDALANYITGIGYLDNPELFGQFWPCDAHLMGKDILRFHAVYWPSFLMSLGLEPPKKVFAHGWWTIEGQKMSKSLGNVVDPNEMVKKYGVDEFRFFLFREVPFGLDGDFSKSAIEHRINGDLANDIGNLTSRSVTMIGKFLKGAIERPEKKGGMDEYVEEQVRRLRVDYQREMEVFAYHKALGSAFEIIAILNKYIDAEAPWKLAKEGDVRIKTVLYNIWNSLRITAVLLYPFMPDKSDLIRKALGIGSPIEKVRFDEEMEFYFPEGLSPIDKIAPLFPRLEI; encoded by the coding sequence ATGAACTACTACATTACCACACCCATATATTACATCAACGACGTACCCCACATCGGCCATGCCTATACGACTATAGCGGCTGATATCATGGCCCGTTATAAGCGAATTTGCGGGTATAACGTCTATTTTCTTACGGGCACCGACGAGCACGGGCAGAAGGTCGAAAAGGCGGCGGAGCAGCAGGGCATCCATCCCCGGGAGCTCGCAGACCGCATGGTCCACTCCTTCACCGATCTCTGGGATACCCTTCACATTACCCATACTAATCACATACGGACTACGGACGAGAGGCACCGGAAGGTGGTACAGCATATATTTCAGAAGGCGTATGATAAGGATGACATATACCTTGGCGCCTACGAAGACTGGTATTGCGTGCCCTGCGAAAGCTATTTTACCGAGCTTCAGCTCAAGGAAGGGAAATGTCCCGATTGCGGAAGGCCACCGGAGAAACTGAAGGAAGAGAGCTACTTCTTCAGGCTCTCCCGGTATACCGATCGGCTCCTCTCCCTTCTCGAGTCCCGCAAGGATTTTGTTCTTCCCGAGGTACGCTACAATGAGGTTTTAAGCTTTGTGAAGGGAGGACTCAGGGATTTAAGCGTAAGCAGGACCAGCTTCCGCTGGGGCATCCCTACCCCGATGAACGAGAATCACGTGGTCTATGTCTGGTTCGATGCCCTCGCGAATTACATCACGGGTATCGGCTATCTCGATAACCCGGAGCTTTTCGGGCAATTCTGGCCCTGTGACGCTCATCTCATGGGCAAGGATATCCTGCGTTTTCACGCCGTCTACTGGCCGAGCTTCCTTATGTCCCTCGGTCTCGAGCCGCCCAAGAAAGTTTTCGCCCACGGGTGGTGGACCATCGAAGGGCAGAAGATGTCGAAATCCCTCGGTAATGTGGTCGATCCGAATGAGATGGTGAAAAAGTACGGTGTGGACGAATTCCGGTTCTTCCTCTTCAGGGAAGTGCCTTTCGGATTGGACGGTGATTTCTCGAAAAGCGCCATCGAGCACCGGATCAACGGCGACCTGGCGAACGACATCGGCAATCTCACGAGCAGAAGCGTCACCATGATCGGTAAATTCCTGAAGGGTGCGATCGAGCGACCCGAGAAGAAGGGCGGCATGGATGAATACGTGGAAGAGCAGGTGAGAAGGCTGAGAGTTGATTATCAGAGGGAGATGGAGGTTTTCGCCTATCACAAGGCCCTGGGCAGTGCCTTTGAGATCATCGCGATCCTCAACAAGTACATCGATGCAGAGGCGCCCTGGAAGCTTGCAAAGGAAGGGGACGTGCGCATCAAGACAGTCCTTTACAATATATGGAACAGCTTGAGAATCACGGCCGTACTCCTCTACCCTTTTATGCCGGACAAATCGGATCTCATCAGAAAGGCCCTCGGGATAGGAAGTCCCATCGAGAAGGTCCGCTTCGATGAGGAGATGGAATTCTACTTCCCTGAAGGGTTAAGCCCCATCGATAAGATCGCACCCCTCTTTCCGCGCCTTGAGATCTAA
- a CDS encoding DUF721 domain-containing protein, translating to MRSKNAGFSTVRGVIEKVLKKYRLNGDLDAYRVFSLWEELVGNRIARHARPVRIDGRALLVEVDDPLWLTQLKYMKHDILGKIDITIRKGVLTEMRFYLKSEN from the coding sequence TTGAGATCTAAAAACGCGGGTTTTTCCACGGTCCGGGGCGTCATTGAGAAGGTTCTCAAGAAATACCGGTTAAACGGCGACCTGGATGCATACAGGGTCTTTTCTTTATGGGAAGAGCTCGTGGGCAACCGGATCGCCCGTCATGCAAGGCCCGTGAGAATAGACGGAAGAGCCCTTCTCGTGGAAGTGGACGACCCTCTCTGGCTCACCCAGCTCAAATATATGAAACACGATATCCTGGGTAAGATTGATATAACCATCAGGAAAGGCGTTCTTACAGAAATGAGGTTCTACCTGAAGAGCGAAAATTAA
- a CDS encoding phospholipase D-like domain-containing protein, whose amino-acid sequence MIKISHCALFALIMIGAFLFPFMARASEVTLQNVPVQVIFSPGEKQVEAVVREVENATLEVLVQSRSFDSARVATALREATKRAVSVEVMVDNTRQSDKSGVLRSLMSAKIPVLINGSHATALDEVIIIDKTTVITGAFRLSTAGGKTAGNMLIVRSKDFAGLYLDNWLGHRSHAYALQGIGPAKGAAKKKKK is encoded by the coding sequence ATGATCAAGATTTCTCACTGTGCCTTATTCGCTTTAATAATGATCGGCGCTTTTTTATTCCCTTTTATGGCGCGGGCATCGGAGGTGACCCTTCAGAATGTTCCCGTGCAAGTAATCTTCTCTCCCGGAGAAAAGCAGGTCGAGGCCGTGGTCCGGGAGGTGGAGAATGCCACCCTGGAGGTCCTCGTGCAATCCCGTTCCTTCGATTCGGCCCGGGTTGCGACCGCTCTTCGTGAGGCGACAAAGAGGGCGGTAAGCGTGGAGGTGATGGTGGATAATACGAGGCAGTCCGATAAGAGCGGGGTTCTCCGTTCGCTTATGAGCGCGAAAATACCGGTCCTCATCAACGGCTCCCATGCGACTGCCCTCGATGAGGTCATTATCATCGACAAGACGACTGTGATTACCGGCGCCTTCAGGCTTTCCACAGCCGGCGGGAAGACTGCCGGAAACATGCTGATCGTCAGGTCGAAAGACTTCGCGGGCCTCTACCTCGATAACTGGCTGGGTCACAGGTCTCATGCCTATGCCCTGCAGGGTATAGGCCCTGCGAAAGGCGCCGCGAAAAAGAAAAAGAAATAG
- a CDS encoding DNA-3-methyladenine glycosylase I — MKRCAWAERGDPERTYHDNEWGVEVHDDRILFEFLVLEGAQAGLSWSTVLKKRDNYRSAFDGFDPVKVAAYSEKEVATLLANPGIIRNRLKILSAITNARALLAVRKEFGSFDTYIWSFVGGKPIRNAWRTLAEIPSHSPESDSMSKDLGRRGFKFVGTTICYAFMQAVGMVNDHVADCFKHDMA, encoded by the coding sequence ATGAAGCGTTGCGCATGGGCGGAGAGGGGCGATCCGGAACGGACGTATCACGATAATGAATGGGGCGTCGAGGTGCACGATGACCGGATCCTTTTTGAATTTCTCGTCCTCGAGGGGGCTCAGGCAGGATTGAGCTGGAGCACGGTTCTCAAAAAAAGGGACAACTACCGGAGCGCCTTCGACGGGTTCGATCCCGTGAAGGTCGCCGCGTACTCGGAAAAAGAGGTCGCTACGCTCCTTGCGAACCCGGGAATAATCCGGAACAGGCTCAAGATCCTTTCGGCGATCACGAACGCCCGCGCATTGCTCGCGGTCCGGAAGGAGTTCGGAAGCTTCGATACGTACATATGGTCATTTGTGGGAGGGAAGCCTATCCGCAATGCGTGGCGCACCCTCGCGGAGATTCCTTCCCATTCGCCCGAATCGGATTCGATGAGCAAAGATCTCGGCAGAAGGGGATTCAAATTCGTGGGAACCACGATCTGCTATGCCTTTATGCAGGCAGTGGGCATGGTGAACGATCACGTGGCGGACTGCTTCAAACATGATATGGCCTGA
- a CDS encoding helix-turn-helix domain-containing protein: MEKICIVKRRRRDLFPVPDRMEERGERIFGLVPPSDAPMEKESRESGRVISMELTPEQSEAIGSRIDLAHGKAFVLNLERAEPERGHMVFSFRLSPFYGGRMLSPGEVCAMLRISRSSLAKLVKNRKIDSYRIGRLRRFLFEDVLHYLGHSREFQGDGTRTGPMTDGQFK, encoded by the coding sequence ATGGAAAAGATATGCATCGTGAAACGCCGGAGGAGAGACCTTTTTCCTGTCCCCGACCGGATGGAGGAGAGGGGCGAGAGGATCTTCGGTTTAGTCCCGCCCTCGGACGCCCCTATGGAGAAGGAATCTCGGGAATCGGGAAGGGTGATCTCTATGGAGCTGACACCGGAGCAGTCCGAAGCCATAGGGTCACGAATCGACCTTGCCCACGGAAAGGCATTCGTCCTTAATCTCGAGAGGGCGGAGCCGGAAAGGGGACATATGGTGTTCAGTTTCCGGCTGTCCCCCTTCTATGGGGGCAGGATGCTGAGTCCGGGCGAGGTATGCGCCATGCTTCGGATCAGTAGGAGCTCTCTCGCGAAACTCGTAAAAAACCGGAAGATAGACAGCTACAGGATAGGGAGGCTCAGACGGTTCCTTTTTGAGGATGTCCTTCATTATCTTGGACATAGCAGGGAATTTCAGGGGGATGGAACACGCACAGGGCCCATGACGGACGGCCAATTTAAATAA
- a CDS encoding AAA family ATPase: protein MYYEYWGLKKPPFDNVPDPSMYVDAHESVENTIAESLFAIEEGNECIAVIVGDVGLGKTLSLRLILDSLSPDRYRIAYITNPDMSFIQLLREIVGQLTGTQCEIKGKMALLETFNRLLFDTPDEGKKVLILIDEANALAPANLESLRLLTNMQDDNRNLFTLLLAGQMEFARRLEHPKRANLFQRVGTYNRIEKIKSESLVKVYVETRLHLAGAERPLFTDDAFPALWEYSEQGVPRLINKICKLSLKAGETNSLATIDKEVVQQIGDRFGKMAPSAAPRRKRRHEQPDPEVEKSEQSHLKAAPEPTPPLPPIPERLLSIPERLLSMPEPLLSMPEPLLPIPEPERPASDSMRDDDGENGCRDKPTSEPDGAHEIDVNGARIIVVIPAEIIEEAFRSSQEHRDRLAGMLAARALEENPRLSSPLSKDPVAAWGAIRDFILLRFQERKEAC from the coding sequence ATGTACTATGAATACTGGGGTCTCAAGAAACCGCCTTTTGACAATGTTCCTGATCCTTCCATGTATGTGGACGCTCATGAATCGGTCGAGAATACGATCGCGGAAAGCCTCTTTGCCATTGAGGAAGGAAACGAATGCATCGCGGTGATCGTGGGGGACGTGGGTCTCGGCAAGACCCTGTCGCTCCGGCTCATCCTCGATTCCCTTTCCCCCGATAGGTATAGAATTGCCTATATTACAAATCCCGATATGTCATTTATCCAGTTGCTCCGGGAGATTGTGGGCCAGCTTACAGGAACGCAATGCGAGATAAAGGGGAAGATGGCACTCCTCGAGACCTTTAACAGATTGCTTTTCGACACGCCTGACGAGGGGAAAAAGGTGCTCATCCTCATTGATGAGGCCAATGCCCTTGCCCCTGCCAATCTCGAAAGCCTGCGGCTTCTCACCAATATGCAGGATGATAACCGTAATCTCTTCACCTTGCTCCTCGCGGGGCAGATGGAATTTGCACGCAGGCTCGAACATCCGAAGAGGGCTAACCTCTTTCAGCGCGTCGGCACCTACAACAGGATCGAGAAAATAAAATCGGAGAGCCTCGTGAAGGTCTATGTGGAAACGCGACTCCATCTCGCCGGGGCGGAGCGTCCCTTATTTACGGACGATGCTTTTCCTGCCCTTTGGGAATATTCGGAACAGGGGGTCCCGCGCCTGATCAACAAGATATGCAAATTGAGTCTCAAAGCGGGAGAAACAAACAGCTTGGCTACAATAGATAAAGAGGTGGTGCAACAGATAGGAGACCGGTTCGGGAAAATGGCACCCTCGGCCGCGCCCAGGAGAAAAAGGAGGCACGAACAGCCGGACCCGGAGGTAGAGAAGAGCGAGCAATCTCACCTGAAGGCCGCACCCGAGCCCACTCCGCCCCTTCCCCCGATACCCGAGCGTCTGCTCTCGATACCCGAGCGTCTGCTCTCCATGCCTGAGCCTCTTCTCTCGATGCCTGAGCCTCTTCTCCCAATACCCGAGCCTGAGCGACCTGCCTCCGATAGCATGAGGGATGATGATGGTGAAAATGGCTGCCGCGACAAACCAACCTCGGAACCGGATGGGGCGCACGAAATCGATGTCAACGGCGCCCGGATTATCGTGGTCATACCAGCCGAAATCATTGAAGAAGCCTTCCGGTCATCTCAGGAGCACCGGGACAGGCTGGCCGGGATGCTGGCAGCGCGGGCCTTAGAGGAAAACCCCCGGCTCAGTTCCCCCCTTTCAAAGGACCCCGTGGCCGCGTGGGGCGCCATCCGGGATTTCATCCTCCTCAGGTTTCAGGAGCGGAAAGAGGCTTGCTGA
- a CDS encoding tetratricopeptide repeat protein yields the protein MKKSAQEWFREGYRYDLVEPDFERAVKAYKKAILADKSSSAALLNLGSLYLRHSKYEKSLRCFFAIAAHKPEDPDSYNNLGYVYERMGRYGSAKGMYEKALEISPADIEAYANIGKVAERQGDYHGAEDCYRKALEIDPGGVNARFCLASLYDRYDMFDEAAEEYLRILSLDPCHRKTLFNLGNLYAHQGLHEQAAECLDKTVLLDPENCEAWNNLGSLLEETGDHERALAAYQKCLSLNPLQEKAHFNLARMCVSGENPPPGDKCRVEAAMRLRLVLSLNPRNEKALRLLNEIEKKSPRA from the coding sequence GTGAAAAAGAGCGCGCAGGAATGGTTTCGCGAAGGATACAGGTACGATCTCGTGGAGCCGGACTTCGAGCGGGCGGTCAAAGCTTATAAAAAGGCGATCCTCGCAGACAAGAGCTCTTCGGCCGCCCTTTTGAACCTCGGCTCCCTCTATTTGAGACACTCGAAATACGAGAAGAGCCTCAGGTGCTTCTTCGCCATAGCCGCCCATAAACCCGAAGACCCTGATTCATATAATAACCTCGGTTATGTGTACGAGCGGATGGGCCGATACGGAAGCGCGAAAGGGATGTATGAAAAGGCCCTGGAAATAAGTCCTGCCGACATAGAGGCTTACGCCAACATAGGAAAAGTGGCGGAGAGGCAAGGGGATTATCACGGAGCGGAGGACTGCTACAGAAAGGCCCTCGAAATCGACCCGGGGGGTGTCAATGCCCGTTTCTGCCTCGCATCCCTGTATGACCGGTATGACATGTTCGATGAGGCGGCCGAAGAGTACCTGCGGATCCTCTCCCTCGATCCCTGCCACCGCAAAACACTCTTTAACCTGGGGAATCTTTATGCCCACCAAGGGCTCCACGAGCAGGCAGCGGAGTGTCTCGATAAAACGGTCCTTCTGGACCCCGAGAATTGTGAAGCATGGAATAATCTCGGCTCTCTTCTGGAAGAGACGGGCGACCATGAGCGCGCCCTCGCCGCGTACCAAAAATGCCTGTCCCTGAACCCTCTCCAGGAGAAGGCTCATTTCAACCTTGCCCGCATGTGCGTGAGCGGGGAAAACCCGCCGCCGGGAGACAAGTGCAGGGTAGAGGCCGCCATGCGGCTCCGGCTCGTTCTCTCTCTCAATCCACGTAACGAGAAGGCGTTAAGACTCCTCAATGAGATCGAAAAAAAGTCGCCCCGCGCCTGA
- a CDS encoding cation-translocating P-type ATPase, whose translation MSNGVSYAQSVEEVLKAFETDLDKGLSDAEVKARIAKYGKNELQEKEKPSFFTLLMRQFANFLVIILIIAAVVSLALGEWIDAVAILVIVILNAVVGVVQESKAEEALAALKKMSAPNAQVIRNGHQVSIPSAELVPGDIIMLEAGNYVPADMRLVETVNLKVEEASLTGESVPVEKEARALLVEDIPLGDRTNSAFMSTLISYGRGKGIVTGTGMNTEIGRIAEMLQSYEEEATPLQIKLDELAKWLGIICLVICGFIFVYGLVRFTTLSDIFSKGFMAYLIAEKATIVELFMSAVSLAIAAVPEGLPAVVTICLAIGMQRMIRRHALIRKLPAVETLGCATVICTDKTGTLTQNEMTVVQGWADGKLFHLSGQGYNPSGDFSLNGGALKAEADVSICALLYGGLLCSDAKLEQFNEDGAQGWRIVGDPTEGALVVAAAKAGLWREATEKAMPRVMEIPFDSDRKRMTTVHEWKNGAGKSPVFGDNNILAFVKGAPDIILNLSDTIVSGGEAVPLTEEMKKNILSANHDMATQALRVLAIACRSMPEVPQGQGFETVETGLTFVGLMAMIDPARPEAQAAVAVARKAGLRTVMVTGDHKDTAVAIAGKIGLLTPDGIVLTGEELDRMSDEELTSKIDRLNACCRVSPQHKTRIVDAFKAKGHVAAMTGDGVNDAPALKRANIGVAMGITGTDVSKQTADMVLTDDNFASIVSAIAEGRVIYSNIRKFVFYLISCNIGEILIIFLAMLFGMPMPLKPVQLLILNLVTDGAPALALGLEKGEPDLMDQPPRSTKEPVINGEMAFSAGVQAVVMTALVLGVFAIALGRYPGNSAYAETIAFTTLCMSELVRAFTARSQYHSVFSIGVFSNKSMNWATMGSAVLVLFIVYVPFLQPIFDTVSLGVNDWLLMIPFIFGNAIAAELTKIYLRHRMAKRKVVLAAN comes from the coding sequence ATGAGTAACGGCGTGAGTTACGCACAATCTGTCGAAGAAGTCTTAAAGGCTTTCGAAACAGACCTCGATAAGGGTTTAAGCGATGCCGAGGTCAAGGCCCGTATCGCCAAGTACGGCAAGAACGAGCTCCAGGAGAAAGAGAAGCCGAGCTTCTTCACCCTCCTTATGCGGCAGTTCGCCAACTTCCTTGTTATCATCCTCATCATCGCCGCGGTCGTCTCCCTGGCGCTGGGAGAATGGATCGACGCGGTCGCCATCCTCGTCATCGTCATCTTAAATGCGGTGGTGGGCGTGGTCCAGGAATCGAAAGCAGAGGAAGCACTGGCCGCCCTCAAGAAGATGTCGGCCCCCAATGCCCAGGTCATACGAAACGGCCACCAGGTATCGATCCCCTCGGCAGAGCTCGTCCCGGGCGATATCATCATGCTGGAGGCAGGCAACTACGTACCCGCCGACATGCGCCTCGTGGAGACAGTGAACCTGAAGGTAGAGGAAGCCTCTTTGACCGGAGAGTCGGTGCCGGTAGAGAAGGAGGCTCGCGCGCTTCTGGTAGAAGATATCCCCTTAGGAGACAGGACCAACTCCGCCTTCATGAGTACCCTCATCTCCTACGGGAGGGGCAAAGGCATCGTCACGGGCACGGGCATGAATACGGAGATCGGAAGAATCGCCGAGATGCTCCAGTCCTATGAGGAAGAGGCAACCCCCTTGCAGATCAAGCTCGATGAGCTCGCCAAGTGGCTGGGCATCATCTGCCTCGTCATCTGCGGCTTCATCTTCGTCTATGGACTGGTCCGCTTCACCACCTTGTCCGATATCTTCAGTAAAGGCTTCATGGCCTACCTCATCGCGGAGAAGGCAACGATCGTCGAGCTCTTCATGTCGGCCGTCAGCCTCGCCATCGCCGCCGTGCCCGAGGGGCTCCCCGCGGTCGTCACCATATGCCTCGCCATCGGCATGCAGAGGATGATCCGTAGACACGCATTGATAAGAAAGCTCCCCGCGGTAGAGACCTTGGGATGCGCCACCGTCATCTGTACGGATAAGACGGGAACCTTAACCCAGAATGAGATGACCGTGGTCCAGGGTTGGGCCGACGGCAAGCTTTTCCACCTGTCCGGCCAGGGATATAACCCCTCCGGCGACTTCTCCTTAAATGGAGGAGCCCTCAAGGCAGAAGCGGACGTCTCGATCTGCGCCCTCCTCTATGGGGGACTGCTCTGCTCGGACGCGAAGCTCGAGCAGTTCAACGAAGACGGCGCCCAGGGCTGGCGTATAGTCGGTGACCCCACGGAAGGCGCATTAGTAGTCGCCGCAGCCAAGGCGGGCCTCTGGAGAGAGGCGACCGAGAAGGCAATGCCCCGGGTCATGGAGATACCCTTCGACTCCGACAGGAAGAGAATGACCACCGTCCACGAATGGAAGAACGGCGCGGGCAAGAGCCCCGTCTTCGGCGACAATAACATATTAGCCTTCGTGAAGGGCGCGCCCGACATCATCCTGAACCTCTCCGACACGATCGTCTCCGGGGGTGAGGCAGTGCCTCTCACGGAGGAGATGAAAAAGAATATCCTCTCCGCCAACCATGATATGGCGACCCAGGCCCTCCGGGTCCTGGCAATCGCCTGCAGGTCGATGCCTGAGGTCCCCCAGGGGCAGGGCTTCGAGACGGTGGAGACGGGACTCACCTTCGTGGGCCTCATGGCCATGATCGACCCTGCGAGGCCCGAGGCCCAGGCAGCGGTCGCCGTGGCGCGTAAGGCCGGACTGCGCACCGTCATGGTCACAGGAGACCATAAGGATACGGCAGTCGCCATTGCGGGAAAGATCGGGCTCCTCACCCCGGACGGCATCGTCCTGACCGGAGAAGAGCTCGACCGGATGAGCGACGAGGAGCTTACCTCCAAGATCGACCGGTTAAACGCCTGTTGCAGGGTCTCGCCCCAGCATAAGACCCGGATCGTCGATGCCTTCAAGGCCAAGGGCCATGTGGCGGCCATGACCGGCGACGGGGTGAACGATGCCCCTGCATTGAAAAGGGCAAACATCGGCGTGGCCATGGGCATCACCGGTACGGACGTCTCCAAGCAGACTGCCGACATGGTGCTCACCGACGACAACTTCGCCTCCATCGTCTCCGCCATCGCGGAAGGCCGGGTGATCTACTCCAATATCAGAAAGTTCGTCTTTTACCTTATCTCCTGTAACATCGGCGAGATCCTCATCATCTTCCTCGCCATGCTCTTCGGGATGCCCATGCCCCTAAAGCCGGTCCAGCTCCTTATCCTGAACTTAGTCACCGACGGGGCCCCTGCCCTTGCCTTGGGGCTCGAGAAGGGAGAGCCGGACCTGATGGACCAGCCGCCGCGCTCTACCAAAGAGCCGGTCATAAACGGGGAGATGGCATTCTCCGCGGGCGTGCAGGCAGTGGTCATGACCGCCCTCGTCTTAGGCGTCTTCGCCATCGCCCTGGGCAGATACCCCGGCAACTCCGCCTACGCAGAGACAATCGCCTTCACGACCCTCTGTATGTCGGAGCTCGTCAGGGCCTTTACCGCCCGCTCCCAGTACCACTCGGTCTTCTCCATCGGCGTCTTCTCCAACAAGTCGATGAACTGGGCGACCATGGGATCGGCGGTGCTCGTGCTCTTTATCGTCTATGTGCCTTTCCTCCAGCCTATTTTCGACACCGTCTCACTGGGCGTCAACGACTGGCTCCTCATGATCCCCTTCATCTTCGGCAACGCCATCGCAGCGGAGCTTACGAAGATCTACCTGCGTCACAGGATGGCGAAAAGAAAGGTAGTACTGGCCGCAAACTGA
- the msrB gene encoding peptide-methionine (R)-S-oxide reductase MsrB, with protein sequence MQTRGHTDWRHFKKPDDAALKKMLTPMQYKVTQKKGTEPPFKNEYDGNHREGIYVDVVSGEPLYSSLDKFDSGTGWPSFTRPLEPGNIVEKEDRSFFTKRTEVRSAHGDSHLGHVFPDGPPPTGLRYCMNSAALRFVPREDLEKEGYGEYVRLFRTK encoded by the coding sequence ATGCAGACCCGTGGCCACACCGATTGGAGGCATTTCAAAAAGCCTGACGACGCCGCCCTCAAGAAAATGCTTACGCCGATGCAATACAAGGTTACTCAAAAGAAGGGGACCGAGCCTCCTTTTAAAAACGAATATGACGGTAACCACAGGGAAGGCATATATGTCGATGTAGTCTCAGGGGAGCCCCTATACAGCTCTCTCGACAAATTCGACTCGGGCACCGGCTGGCCGAGCTTCACAAGGCCCCTTGAACCCGGAAATATCGTGGAGAAAGAGGATAGGAGTTTTTTCACGAAACGGACCGAAGTCAGGAGCGCCCATGGCGATTCGCATCTCGGCCATGTTTTTCCGGATGGACCGCCCCCGACGGGTCTCAGGTATTGCATGAATTCGGCTGCATTGCGCTTCGTTCCCAGGGAGGACCTTGAGAAAGAAGGGTACGGAGAGTACGTCCGGCTTTTCCGCACGAAATAG
- a CDS encoding DUF362 domain-containing protein, giving the protein MAKVMIEETSYEMVREAIDRVFSLFPLVCTGKKVLLKPNVLRGSTPDEGITTHPAVLRAVVERVEAMSPKMLIVGDNPGIFCYGANEDSFARTGLLEAAKGHYMNIGNESEKMAFNPDFLPEVSVSLIVKEADIIISLPKFKTHGLTVMTGAIKNSYGFLPGAQKARLHKEAGSAVRFHEMIVDVFRIRVPDLFIMDAIVGMEGSGPASPDLRDIGLLLASDNAVAMDGVVAFMMGCDPGRLRFLQKAKEEGLGDYDLNTIEIIGRLRRIPGFKLPPLGGEAILDNEGMMEVLLSKTVLKPSADPEWCTGCGACVNQCPVSALSMVESVPVVDGNACIACFCCQEVCPEKAITLK; this is encoded by the coding sequence ATGGCGAAGGTAATGATTGAGGAGACCAGCTATGAAATGGTGAGAGAGGCGATAGATAGAGTCTTCAGCCTTTTCCCTCTCGTCTGCACGGGCAAGAAGGTGCTTCTCAAACCGAACGTGCTTCGCGGCTCGACCCCCGACGAAGGCATCACCACCCACCCGGCGGTGCTGCGCGCAGTGGTGGAGAGGGTGGAGGCGATGTCCCCCAAAATGTTAATCGTGGGAGACAATCCGGGCATTTTCTGTTATGGGGCCAACGAGGATAGTTTTGCCCGGACCGGACTTTTAGAGGCCGCGAAGGGTCACTATATGAATATCGGCAATGAGTCCGAGAAAATGGCATTCAACCCCGATTTTCTACCCGAAGTAAGCGTCTCGCTCATTGTGAAGGAAGCTGACATCATCATCAGCCTGCCCAAATTCAAGACCCACGGTTTGACTGTAATGACGGGGGCGATCAAGAACAGCTACGGGTTTCTGCCGGGCGCACAGAAAGCAAGGCTCCACAAGGAGGCGGGTTCAGCGGTCCGCTTCCATGAAATGATAGTGGACGTCTTCCGTATCCGGGTGCCGGACCTTTTCATTATGGACGCCATAGTGGGTATGGAGGGCAGTGGCCCTGCCTCGCCCGATCTCCGCGACATAGGCCTCCTGCTGGCCTCCGATAACGCCGTGGCGATGGATGGAGTGGTAGCCTTCATGATGGGATGCGATCCAGGTCGCCTGAGATTTCTTCAAAAAGCAAAGGAGGAGGGTCTCGGGGACTATGATTTGAACACAATTGAAATTATAGGTCGCCTCCGCCGGATTCCCGGTTTCAAGCTGCCCCCTTTGGGCGGGGAGGCGATACTCGACAATGAAGGCATGATGGAGGTGCTCCTCAGCAAGACCGTTCTCAAGCCTTCGGCCGACCCTGAATGGTGTACGGGCTGCGGCGCCTGTGTGAACCAGTGCCCTGTATCCGCCCTTTCGATGGTGGAGTCTGTTCCGGTCGTGGACGGGAATGCCTGCATCGCCTGCTTTTGTTGCCAGGAAGTCTGCCCCGAGAAGGCGATCACTTTAAAATAG